CAAATACTCCTCTTTTCAAATAAACATCTCCTAAATTAAAATACGGAAAAAAATCAATACGAAAAAAAGTTTGCTGAAACCAACATGCACATCAGACCCATTCCCATAACTAGAATGGCTATGATCCAATCCGCTTTTTTCATATTTATCCTCCCGTGTCATCGAACACCCTGACTCCGATGAACAGTGGGTTCAATAATATTAACATTATAGATGAATATTGTGTTGAAACTATGTGGGGCATGTTAGCGGATAATTTTTGTCTATTTCGTGAAATTCTTCACTATATAATCATTCGTTCATATTGCGTTCTTATTTGCATGATATACTTTCAATCATAACGTTAAATACAAAGGAGACAAGATCATGAAAAAATTGTATTACACATCTTTTTTCTATGCGATTCTCGGTTTAATAGCTGGTGTTGCTTATCGTGAAATCACCAAAATGAATGATTTCGAAGGAAACACCATATTAGTCGCGCTTCATACCCATATTCTTGTGCTAGGATTCTTCTTCTTTATCATTGCAATGATCCTAGACAAGTTATTTAATATCCATGAGGCTAAGTCCTTTGGCGCGTGGTACATTGTGTATAACATTGGTCTTCTAATCACAATCGGTACCATGGCTACTCGCGGGATGCTGCAAATTAACGGGACTGACATCAGCTTCTTGCCACATATTGCGGGTCTCGGTCATGCCATAGTAGGCGCTGGTATCATATGGCTGCTAATTCTGCTCGGTAAACGAATTAAATAATAGAGAAAAAGCCGCTGGATAACATTCCAGTGGCTCTTTTGATTTTTGATATAAAAGTTCATACCAAATGAGACTATAAGTATATTTGTTTATAAACTGGTAAATGATACAATATGGAAGTCACATGAAATCTTAAATTTTAACTTTAGGCAATGCTTACGATGCAGGTTGTGTACAAAGTAGGTCATTGAAGTATCGCCAACAAAACTTTAAAGGAGTGAAGTAAATGTCTATCGATGTTTATCTTAATTTCAACGGAAATTGTCGTGAAGCCGCAGAATTTTACGCAGAGGTGTTTGGATCTGAACGTCCACAAATCATGACCTTTGGAGAAACACCCCCCGATCCCAATTTCACTCTTCCTGAGGAAGCCAAAGATTTGGTAATGCACACCCGTTTGAATATTGAAGGCAGCAATGTAATGTTCTCAGATGTTTTCCCAGGCATGCCTTTTGTGGAAGGAAACAATATTAGTCTTGCCGTTGTTAGTAAGAATATGGATAACGTTAAGAGCTATTTTCATAAACTTCAAGAGGGCGGTAAAGTAGTGATGGAGTTACAAGAAACCTTCTGGAGCAGCTGTTATGGTAGTTTAAAAGATAAATTCGGCATCGATTGGCAATTCAATTATGATGACGGACGAATGAATATGTAATAAAAAAACAACGAGTCTGGAGTGGCTGCGAAACCTATTAATACGGGTGCAGCCTACCTCCAGCTCGTTATTTTTTTGTTCAAGTGCTTAGTCCATAATCAAACCGTACACACTGACCTTCCGAATCCGCCTTGCAACTAGCATAGACACCACATAAGCAACAACTAGAATGATCGCACACAGTAGAAGCACTTGAGGTAAACTAACCGCCAGCTGAACGTTATAAATTCCTAGACTTGAAAGTAATAATACAAACGCCGAATCCGAGAAAAAATAACCCGCTAAACTCCCCAGCACTACTCCAATTACAATCACCGGAAAGAGACTGAACGTAATCTGTGTCATCAGGTTAAAGGTGGTATATCCTATACCTTTAAGAATACCGAATTCTCGCTTACGCTTCATAATCAAAGTTTTAATCACCAAATACAAGATTAGACTGACCACAATAATTGTGACCACAGTAATGACTGCTGTCATAGAAGATACTGCTGAAGTGAATGTACTAAGCGTGCTGTCCATCGCTTCTCGAACGTTAGTAATATTCCATTGTCCGGGGAAACGTGCTTCCAGATCCTTCACAAAAGCTTGAGAATCTCCCCCCTCATTCAGATACACATTGATGGATTGAGAGGTGTACTCCGGTTGCAGTCTTCTCATTCCGTCTCCGGTCATACTCGCTACCATCCCAAGCTGATTAATCTGCTGGCTTAGGCCAGTGATCAAATAATTCTCAGTCATACCATTAAAACTGACCGGAACCTCATCCCCTACTTCTTTATTCTCCAATCTCGCAATAACACCGGAAATCGAAATTTCGTTATCATAAATGGGTTGCCTGCCTTTGTATGTTGTTTGTGTCTCTAGCTTGCTATAATCGTCTGATACTCGAAGCATAAAGCTGGTGTCTTTAATCGAAGCGAGCATACTATCCAATACAGTCAACTTTTTGACCGTTGGCATAGCCTCTAATTCTGTAAACATCCCCTGCTCTAGATTTCCGTTCTTTGGTAACAACATGAAATCGCTGCGCTCTATACCCACCAGTTCTATAACGGTGGAGGTGTCTCCCTTAAAATTGAAATTCAGTATAGAGCAAAAAATACTAGAAAAGGTTAGTCCGGCAACAATCAGTACGATCATCATATTCTGTTTCATCTGCCTTAATAATGCTTTAAGGCTTAAGCTGATTTGCAGATTCATACGGGATGTTTCAAGTGGAATGTGATTCCGTTTGAAATTGTGCGTATGGATTCCGCTCTGCAGAGCTGCAATCGGAGTAATATTCCGGATTCGCCGACTCGACAAATAGGTAACCAGTAGAACCAGTCCGGAGATGATAACCAAACTAAGCACCGCACTGACCATTTCAAATGATACAGGCCACAGCAGTCCGATCGAAGATGAAATCATATTCCCTACCAAGGGCATAACTAATCCTGCTATCCCGCCTCCCGGTATGGCTGCGATGATGGAAACCGAGGCGAACTGTAGCAGAAGCGCGTTTTTAATCTGCCATGAGGTATAACCGTTCGCTTTTAAAACACCAATGTTAGTCAGATTGTCTTCAATATGTCCTAATATTTGAAACCTGATCACAATAAGCGAGATCAGAACCATAATCAATGCAAATACGATCAAAATAGCTGCTAAAAGATTAACAAAAACACGGTTCCCTTCGAGTCCGACTTCCGCCCGCATTACTTGAAATTGACTCTTACTTCCTGAGGCAAAAATCCGCTCACTTAGCATTTGTTCCAGCTTCACATCCTTTGAAGGATCGATCAAATCTGCTGAAAGAAAACTATACTGAGCTTCTGTTCCAAGACGTTTCTCCAATTGCTTATACCCTTCATCATTCAGAAAAACTTTTAACGCTCCATTCGTTAATGTCCCTAGAAGCGGCTCCTCAATAAAGCCACCGATGGTATAAGAGAATTGGTTATTATCGTATACTAAAGAAAAGGTATCACCAAGATCATACCCCGATCCTACATGGAATAAATATGGTAGATAGATCATATTCGGATCGCTAAATTTGAGCGGGGTCGTTGTTTTGAATACTCCCTTGGTCCGCGGTGTATCCGAGTTAAGAATTATAAAAGCAACAGTAGTGTCCGTTTCTCCGTACTTCATTTTAGCGTCTGCTAACAGAATCGCTGCTTCAGTCTCCCAAGATTCGGTATATGGATAACTATCCACGAGATCTTGATACTCTTTTAGATGTTCATCTTTTGCAAAATATGCGCTTATTTCTGGTGTCTCTAGCTCAGTCATTTTTTCTTGCTGAAAAGAATTGAGCTTCAAACTGACCGTGAGGCCAATATTCAGCAGCAGCACAGCTATCATAATCAACACAAAGAGCGTAATCGTTGCACTTTTTCTTTTGCGAATATTGGCCCAAGCGAGTTTTCCTATTAAGCTTCTCATCCCTACCACCCCAATTCGGTTAAAAAGGACTGTAATTGCAGCTGCCGTTCAGGTCCACTATCTTCGCTATAAGGGGAAAGGCACAAATCTCCAACGATTACTCCATCCTGCAGATACAAGATCCGATTACCACGCAGCGCAGTTTTGAGATCATGAGTAACCATAATTATGCTTTGCCCCTGCTTATTCACCTCTGTCAGGACACGCAGTACACCTATTCCTGCTGAGCTATTTAGCGCTCCAGTCGGCTCATCAGCGAATACCGCCTTTGGACTGTTGATCAGGGCCCGGATAATTCCGGCACGCTGTGCTTCGCCTCCTGAGATTTGCGCCGGAAACTTGCCCCAAATAGAGTCATCCAGACCTACATCAGAGAGCAGCTTTTTGGCTTTTTCCACGGCCCCAGCTCTATCCTTTTGTACAAGAAAAGCGCTTGATAACACATTGTCGAGGACACTCATCGTATCGAGTAGATGAATCTGTTGAAAAACAAATCCACAATTCTTCCGCCGGAATACCGCAAGCTGATCATTACTCATTGCCGTAATATCCTGGCCTTCAAACAGAACCTCTCCGAGCGTTGGCTTATCCATTCCCGAAATGGCATACAGCAGTGTTGATTTACCAGATCCTGAACTGCCCATGATAATCGTGAAATCGCCATGATATAAAGTCAGATCTAGATTTTTTAAAACATGCTGCTGAGTTCCTCCATGGGAGAAGGTTTTCCCAAGCTTATGTGTCTGCATTAGCACTTTATTATTTACAACGCTCATCTTGAACACTCCATTTACATTCATGCTCATTAATTACGCTAATAGAAACTAAAGATCTAAGCGAAATATAATGGCTGCAATCACAGATTCATTCGCAATTGCAACCTTATCGTACGTTAAAAGTTCTTAACATGTCTTTGTGCAATCCTTAGCGAATTCTTAATTCTATCCTGCCAATGGAATCAACAGCTTTACTGTAAATCCATTCTGCCGATTGGAACATATAATGTCGCCCTGCATTTTTTGCATCATAAAACGGGAAATGTACAGACCTAGACCCGCGCCGTTCTGACTCATGGCCAGACTGCCCCGAAAGAATTTATTGAATATTAAGGGCAATTCCTCCTCAGGAACACCAGGTCCATAATCCAGAATATCAACCTCCAGGTAATGATCCCTAATCTCGAATTTAATATCGATGGGTGTACCGGAGTTGGCGTATTTATAGGAATTATTCACAACATTATCGATGACCTGCTGTAGCCGCAAGGGGTCCACAGTAATGATACAGTCTGGCACAGACGCGGCTGAAATCCGTTCATAGAAATTCACATTATTTATAATTTGGGTCAGCAGATGACTATGCTCCTCCGTTAAGCTGACTTTAAGTTCATTCAATTCCTCCAAGGTCGAATGGAACATATCTGTGACCAGACGATCAATCTGATCCGCTTTGGAAAATAAGGTGTTCAGCTGTCTGCTTGTCTTCTCATCTCTTGTGCTTAATAACATCAGTTCCGTGATCGCCTTCAGCGAAGCGACTGGTGTCTTAATATCATGACTGAGACTAGCAACCAGTTCCTTCTTACTCTTATTCGCCAAATATTCGCTGTGCCTAGCCGCTGCAAGCTCTTCCCGCATCATATCAAAGCTTTCCGTAAAAGCCCCAAACAGATGATTACGATCCATCTCTAGCGGCACTTCAAGATCACCTCTCGCGATGTGCTTCGCGAATAACTGCATTTTGCGAAACGGACGAAGAATGGATCTATTCAGGAACCAAATATAGAGGATGCCTAGAATCGTAAGCAAAAGCAGCATCACAACAGAAACTTGTATGAATTGTTGTTTCATATGTATAAAAATCTTACGGTAATCATTATTAATAATCACTTTACCCACCATCTTATCCTGAACAACAACATCGACTAAGGTGTCACGATTGTTGATGGCCTCGTTAATGGTAGTAGAAATCGCATTCTTCGTCTGATATCTAAGAGCTCCCAAGGAATCAATAACGGCGAAATCATAAGGACTTTCCTTATACAGTTTCGGATCGAGCTTCTCCCAATTCTGCTCCGTAAGCTTAACAATGGTGTTGATAGCCACTCGATCCGTTGAGGTCTCCACCTTCAAATTAAATATCAGAAATAGGAGAGTTATACTTGCAGCGAGTATAGTGAGCAGCAGAGTTAACAGTAGTTTTTTAGTCATGGCTATTTATCCTCAAAAGCATAACCGATACCCCAAACGGTACGGATATACTGTGGGTCGTTAGGATTCTGCTCGATCTTCTCACGAAGATGGCGTATATGTACATTTAAAGTGCCGTCTCCCGCAAAAACATCCCCCCATACTCCTGTGAATAACTCCTCTTTGGGGATTACCCGATTTTTATGCTGAATCAAAAACTTAAGCAATTTATATTCCATCGTTTTCAGCTTGAGAGGTACGCCGTTAAGACTTGCCCTTCTAAGTTCGGGATCAATCTGGATGGGGCCGGATTCAAAAATGGATGCCTCGGCGGCTACAACTTCGTTGTTGTACCGTTTAAGCACTGCCTTCACTTTGGCGAGCAGCACTCTCAGAGTATACGGTTTATGAATATAGTCATCTCCCCCGATATCAAGAGCAATCAATACATCATCCTCACTGGAGCGGGCACTTATGAACAGAATGGGGATTCCAGTCGTCTGACGCAGCTCTTTACATAACTGGAAGCCGGATTCACCACCTAAATTAATATCAAGGAGTAACATCGACACCTGATGCTCACTCAAAAAGCTCCGACAAGCATCGGCGCTTGTAACAAACGCGGTTTGAACATCAAACAAATTAAAATATTCGCAGGTGGTTTCCGCAAGTTCAGTTTCATCATCAATAATCAAACAATCATATCTCATGGATTTCTCTCCGCTTCAACAGAATTTATTATTATGGTAGAATATTCCTTTAAGGAGGGGTTACCTGTGGATAAACAATCCCA
The window above is part of the Paenibacillus sp. FSL K6-0276 genome. Proteins encoded here:
- a CDS encoding VOC family protein: MSIDVYLNFNGNCREAAEFYAEVFGSERPQIMTFGETPPDPNFTLPEEAKDLVMHTRLNIEGSNVMFSDVFPGMPFVEGNNISLAVVSKNMDNVKSYFHKLQEGGKVVMELQETFWSSCYGSLKDKFGIDWQFNYDDGRMNM
- a CDS encoding HAMP domain-containing sensor histidine kinase encodes the protein MTKKLLLTLLLTILAASITLLFLIFNLKVETSTDRVAINTIVKLTEQNWEKLDPKLYKESPYDFAVIDSLGALRYQTKNAISTTINEAINNRDTLVDVVVQDKMVGKVIINNDYRKIFIHMKQQFIQVSVVMLLLLTILGILYIWFLNRSILRPFRKMQLFAKHIARGDLEVPLEMDRNHLFGAFTESFDMMREELAAARHSEYLANKSKKELVASLSHDIKTPVASLKAITELMLLSTRDEKTSRQLNTLFSKADQIDRLVTDMFHSTLEELNELKVSLTEEHSHLLTQIINNVNFYERISAASVPDCIITVDPLRLQQVIDNVVNNSYKYANSGTPIDIKFEIRDHYLEVDILDYGPGVPEEELPLIFNKFFRGSLAMSQNGAGLGLYISRFMMQKMQGDIICSNRQNGFTVKLLIPLAG
- a CDS encoding ABC transporter ATP-binding protein, coding for MSVVNNKVLMQTHKLGKTFSHGGTQQHVLKNLDLTLYHGDFTIIMGSSGSGKSTLLYAISGMDKPTLGEVLFEGQDITAMSNDQLAVFRRKNCGFVFQQIHLLDTMSVLDNVLSSAFLVQKDRAGAVEKAKKLLSDVGLDDSIWGKFPAQISGGEAQRAGIIRALINSPKAVFADEPTGALNSSAGIGVLRVLTEVNKQGQSIIMVTHDLKTALRGNRILYLQDGVIVGDLCLSPYSEDSGPERQLQLQSFLTELGW
- a CDS encoding FtsX-like permease family protein, with the translated sequence MRSLIGKLAWANIRKRKSATITLFVLIMIAVLLLNIGLTVSLKLNSFQQEKMTELETPEISAYFAKDEHLKEYQDLVDSYPYTESWETEAAILLADAKMKYGETDTTVAFIILNSDTPRTKGVFKTTTPLKFSDPNMIYLPYLFHVGSGYDLGDTFSLVYDNNQFSYTIGGFIEEPLLGTLTNGALKVFLNDEGYKQLEKRLGTEAQYSFLSADLIDPSKDVKLEQMLSERIFASGSKSQFQVMRAEVGLEGNRVFVNLLAAILIVFALIMVLISLIVIRFQILGHIEDNLTNIGVLKANGYTSWQIKNALLLQFASVSIIAAIPGGGIAGLVMPLVGNMISSSIGLLWPVSFEMVSAVLSLVIISGLVLLVTYLSSRRIRNITPIAALQSGIHTHNFKRNHIPLETSRMNLQISLSLKALLRQMKQNMMIVLIVAGLTFSSIFCSILNFNFKGDTSTVIELVGIERSDFMLLPKNGNLEQGMFTELEAMPTVKKLTVLDSMLASIKDTSFMLRVSDDYSKLETQTTYKGRQPIYDNEISISGVIARLENKEVGDEVPVSFNGMTENYLITGLSQQINQLGMVASMTGDGMRRLQPEYTSQSINVYLNEGGDSQAFVKDLEARFPGQWNITNVREAMDSTLSTFTSAVSSMTAVITVVTIIVVSLILYLVIKTLIMKRKREFGILKGIGYTTFNLMTQITFSLFPVIVIGVVLGSLAGYFFSDSAFVLLLSSLGIYNVQLAVSLPQVLLLCAIILVVAYVVSMLVARRIRKVSVYGLIMD
- a CDS encoding response regulator transcription factor; translated protein: MRYDCLIIDDETELAETTCEYFNLFDVQTAFVTSADACRSFLSEHQVSMLLLDINLGGESGFQLCKELRQTTGIPILFISARSSEDDVLIALDIGGDDYIHKPYTLRVLLAKVKAVLKRYNNEVVAAEASIFESGPIQIDPELRRASLNGVPLKLKTMEYKLLKFLIQHKNRVIPKEELFTGVWGDVFAGDGTLNVHIRHLREKIEQNPNDPQYIRTVWGIGYAFEDK
- a CDS encoding DUF2871 domain-containing protein; the encoded protein is MKKLYYTSFFYAILGLIAGVAYREITKMNDFEGNTILVALHTHILVLGFFFFIIAMILDKLFNIHEAKSFGAWYIVYNIGLLITIGTMATRGMLQINGTDISFLPHIAGLGHAIVGAGIIWLLILLGKRIK